AGTCATCCGGATATCGATTCCATATCAAAATCGGATTTAGGACTTCGATCGACCTCCAAATGGCGGACTTTCGGGTCGAATACAGAGAACCCGCTCAAAACACTATCGAAATTGGGCCAAAATCGGGGTTAAATCAGACCGAAATCGGGGTGTTTTTGGGGTGAAAATCGCATTTTTTGAGTTTTTCGAGAGTCTGGGGTCGATCAAATGGTCATAAATAGCCTTATTTCGCATTTTAAAAGGGGTACAATCGAATAACTTTTCAGAATCGCATATTGTATCGTTTGAGAAAAATAACGGCTTAAAACGGCTTAAAATGGCTTGATTTGGATCGGCGTTTCGGAAATCGGCCGAAAAACAGGCCAAAATCGGCCGAAAAACGGGCTTCAAACTAAATCAATAGTTGGCGCTGGGCCAAAATCCACCGTTGAAGTCCTGATTTTCTCCGCTTTTTTTTCCCGAACGCTTATCCGAACCTATATGCCGTAAAATTACTTTCGGGGCCACGATTTGACGACCCGTCTCATCGATCCAACACTTTGGAAGATTGCGCGCCCGTTTTACCCTTGTAGGTTATTGTAGGTTATTTTACCTTATTGTACGGGTCTGAAAACACCCCGTAACCTCCTGACTGTCAAGCCTCCCCATGTGGATAACTTTTTAAAGGGACACACATTGACGAAACGAATTTTCCCAAAAAGCACACACGGTGACGAACCAAAAGCACACCCGATGACGAAACTTTTGTATCTTTGGCACACATGCTCACAAGCATGAGGCTTTTATTTAGAAATGTTATATTTATACTATCTATATGCCAATTGAGACAGTCAAAAAAGTGACTTTGATACAGCCGAATCAGGTCACAAACGCCAAGTATTCCTTCTCCAAAATACAGAAGAATATACTCTACCATGTGATCTCCGAATTACAGCCCAGAATGACCAAAGGAGAGGTCAAAATGGAAGAGACAAAAATCACCCTAAAACTAAGGGATATTGACACGAATAGGAACTACCAAAGAGTCATCGACGAATGTAAAAAGATGATGAGGAAGCAGATTTCCTATGTGTTGAATAAGGACAACGGGAAATCTACGATAGTCTTAGCGACAACAGTCGCCGCCGTCACTCACGATCACGGATCGGAGGAGATCTCGTTTATTCTTCCCTCCTATGCCATGCCTTTCTTCTGTTACTACGGAGCGCTCGGTTTTACGAGCTATCAGAAGGTTTTGGCCCTATCCCTTAAATCAACCTACTCTAAGCGATTCTACGAGCTCTGTAACCGCTGGAAGGACAAAGGGGGCTTCACCATTCCACTTAAGGAACTTCGCGAGATGCTGGAGCTAGAGAACAAGTATCCTAAGATTAGCCATTTCAGGGCGCGGGTGATGGATCCAGCGCAGAAGGAGCTTCAGGAAGTCGCTGACGTATGGTTCGAATACGAGCTCAGCAAATTCAAGTCAAGATCATACAATAGGATTAGCTTCAAGATATTCCAACGCAACGCAAAAGGGGAAGCCGTAAGGAAGGATCCAAGCAAGGCTACCAAGAAGGAGAAGTACAGCTATGTCGTCCGATTCCTGTACCTCACGTTCCCCGCACACCACAGCAACAAGGCCGTCGAAATTACGGACGCTTTGATGAAAATGAAGTACCTGGACGAGGTGTACAGTCGCTTTATGCGCTTGGAGCGGGACCTCAATTTAGGGAAGAAAAACAGGGCCGATATCGAGCGTGTAACCAGGTTTATT
This genomic stretch from Fulvitalea axinellae harbors:
- a CDS encoding replication initiation protein: MPIETVKKVTLIQPNQVTNAKYSFSKIQKNILYHVISELQPRMTKGEVKMEETKITLKLRDIDTNRNYQRVIDECKKMMRKQISYVLNKDNGKSTIVLATTVAAVTHDHGSEEISFILPSYAMPFFCYYGALGFTSYQKVLALSLKSTYSKRFYELCNRWKDKGGFTIPLKELREMLELENKYPKISHFRARVMDPAQKELQEVADVWFEYELSKFKSRSYNRISFKIFQRNAKGEAVRKDPSKATKKEKYSYVVRFLYLTFPAHHSNKAVEITDALMKMKYLDEVYSRFMRLERDLNLGKKNRADIERVTRFILKEDFELE